In Bacteroidota bacterium, a single genomic region encodes these proteins:
- a CDS encoding T9SS type A sorting domain-containing protein, producing MKKLLLTFCLLLSVFLCAQGTWYQKANLGITTDARSQAAGFELNGYGYIGTGYNGTQKNDFWKYDPVANTWTQIVNFPGTARSGATGFSVNGYGYMGLGFDGAGPYVNDFYKYDPAGNSWTPVANFPGTARELAAAFVIGSYAYVGTGTDGTNTYTDFYQYDPVGDAWTTKTSFTGTARCGATGFAVSGMGYFALGKNATSSTYYNTMYQYNPTGNSWTAKTSYTGAARAGASAFVINSFGYVGTGESANNATLYNNFYKYDPAGNSWSAIANFIGFPASYTNGFAIGNYGYCGMGYASGSQVNTWYMYDLCSLSATITPTSPSCNGGSNGSAFVTTSNGTSPFTYSWNTGGTTSAISTIAAGNYTVTVNDAGGCSKTATVTVTQPTALVGTVTTITNASCNSMCNGKINVSASGATPPYTYVWTPSVSSTTTATGLCAGTYTIKISDSKGCSNTNTATVTQPTALTASLTSANASNVCTCDGSASISPSGGTPAYTYAWSPGGKTTSAVTGLCGGTTYSITVTDSKGCSLTNTVSILPAPMNVSTTCISVSCNGLCDGSTAVTITGGNSPYTYSWSNGATTSSVSGLCAATYSLTITDADGCTKQTTCTINSPATLQVFSTNTSAVTTACSCNGSMSANVIGGTTPYTYLWSNGCTKSACTGLCSAGQYSVQVTDASGCTAIKSPITVNGSAQFKIDSMTSYPATCSSCPNGSATVYVTTGMPTYTYAWSPGGATTQTATGLVPGTYTICVTDANNCKKCDTITVQNATGINAMSENNLLRVYPVPAKSQLFIELALPSPSSGEIRMYDMFGKEVYRSVSSSVAHSSIDVSSLGEGLYELRITTGEMTVTKKIILSR from the coding sequence TACGGTTATATAGGAACAGGATATAACGGCACCCAGAAAAATGATTTCTGGAAATATGACCCTGTTGCCAACACGTGGACACAAATAGTAAATTTCCCCGGCACGGCACGCTCCGGAGCAACCGGATTTTCAGTGAACGGCTATGGATATATGGGTTTGGGCTTTGACGGGGCGGGTCCTTATGTAAATGATTTTTATAAATACGACCCGGCAGGCAACTCATGGACTCCTGTTGCAAACTTTCCCGGCACAGCGCGCGAATTAGCAGCCGCCTTTGTCATTGGAAGTTATGCTTACGTGGGAACCGGCACCGATGGAACTAATACCTACACTGATTTTTATCAATACGACCCTGTTGGCGATGCATGGACAACAAAAACCAGTTTCACAGGAACAGCGCGCTGCGGAGCCACCGGTTTTGCCGTGAGCGGAATGGGATATTTTGCGCTGGGAAAAAATGCTACTTCTTCCACTTATTACAATACCATGTATCAATACAACCCAACCGGAAACAGTTGGACTGCAAAGACAAGTTACACAGGAGCCGCACGTGCGGGCGCATCGGCTTTTGTCATTAATAGTTTTGGTTATGTTGGCACAGGCGAATCGGCAAACAATGCAACATTATACAATAACTTCTACAAGTATGACCCTGCCGGCAATTCGTGGAGCGCCATTGCAAACTTCATTGGCTTTCCGGCAAGTTATACGAACGGTTTCGCTATAGGAAATTACGGTTACTGCGGAATGGGTTATGCTTCCGGCAGCCAGGTAAACACCTGGTACATGTATGACTTATGCAGTTTAAGCGCCACCATCACTCCCACTTCGCCCTCGTGCAACGGAGGAAGCAACGGCTCTGCTTTTGTTACAACCTCCAACGGCACTTCGCCTTTTACTTATTCGTGGAACACGGGAGGAACTACTTCCGCCATTTCAACTATTGCTGCGGGAAATTATACAGTAACTGTGAATGATGCAGGCGGCTGCAGCAAAACCGCCACCGTTACCGTTACGCAGCCCACTGCTCTTGTGGGAACAGTTACCACCATTACCAACGCTTCGTGCAATTCAATGTGCAATGGAAAAATTAATGTATCGGCATCGGGCGCCACTCCGCCTTATACCTACGTTTGGACACCGAGCGTGAGTTCCACCACCACTGCCACGGGGCTTTGCGCGGGAACGTACACCATAAAAATTTCCGACTCGAAAGGATGCTCCAACACCAACACCGCCACCGTTACGCAGCCAACCGCGCTCACCGCTTCGCTCACTTCTGCCAACGCATCGAATGTGTGCACCTGCGATGGCTCGGCAAGCATTTCTCCTTCGGGCGGAACGCCTGCGTATACGTATGCATGGTCTCCCGGAGGAAAAACAACTTCGGCAGTTACCGGCTTATGCGGAGGCACTACTTATTCCATTACCGTTACCGACAGCAAAGGATGTTCCCTGACCAATACGGTTTCCATTCTTCCCGCGCCAATGAATGTCAGCACAACCTGCATTTCTGTTTCGTGCAACGGGCTTTGCGATGGAAGCACTGCAGTGACTATTACGGGAGGAAATTCTCCGTACACGTATTCGTGGAGCAATGGCGCAACCACTTCCTCTGTTTCCGGTTTATGCGCGGCAACGTATTCGCTTACAATAACCGATGCCGATGGCTGCACCAAGCAAACCACCTGCACCATTAATTCGCCCGCAACACTGCAGGTGTTTTCAACCAACACCTCTGCGGTTACCACCGCCTGCTCGTGCAACGGAAGCATGAGCGCCAATGTGATTGGCGGAACCACTCCTTATACCTATTTATGGAGCAACGGATGCACAAAGAGCGCCTGCACGGGATTGTGCTCGGCAGGGCAATACTCGGTGCAGGTAACCGATGCCAGCGGATGCACCGCCATTAAGTCGCCCATAACTGTGAACGGCTCCGCGCAATTCAAGATTGACAGCATGACTTCGTATCCCGCCACGTGCAGCAGTTGCCCCAACGGAAGCGCCACCGTGTATGTTACCACCGGAATGCCTACCTACACGTATGCATGGTCGCCCGGGGGAGCAACCACTCAAACTGCCACGGGGCTTGTTCCCGGCACGTATACCATTTGCGTTACCGATGCCAACAACTGCAAAAAGTGTGATACCATTACCGTGCAGAATGCAACAGGAATAAACGCAATGAGTGAAAACAATTTACTGCGCGTGTATCCTGTTCCTGCAAAATCGCAACTGTTCATTGAACTTGCTTTGCCCTCTCCTTCTTCCGGAGAAATAAGAATGTATGATATGTTCGGAAAAGAAGTGTACCGCTCGGTTTCTTCTTCCGTTGCTCATTCTTCCATTGATGTTTCTTCTCTGGGCGAAGGATTGTATGAACTCAGAATTACAACCGGTGAAATGACAGTGACTAAAAAAATAATTTTGAGCAGATAG
- a CDS encoding DUF2179 domain-containing protein, whose amino-acid sequence MNGFDYYNWLILPLIIFFSRICDVTLGTLRHVLMARGNTRLVPVLGFFEVLIWIVVVSQVMKQLNNVACYIAWAGGFATGSYVGLLIEEKLAFGMQLIRMITNRDCTALLNAMQKANHGTTLLNAQGAKGPVQIILIVVKRKNLEEVTALIEKHEPDIFYSIEDIRGVSKGVFTKTNAEMSVLRKMFPTRKAK is encoded by the coding sequence GTGAACGGCTTCGATTACTATAACTGGCTCATTCTTCCGCTGATTATTTTCTTTTCGCGCATCTGCGATGTAACGCTGGGCACGCTGCGGCATGTGCTGATGGCGCGCGGCAACACGCGCCTGGTTCCGGTGCTGGGTTTTTTTGAAGTGCTCATCTGGATTGTGGTGGTGAGCCAGGTGATGAAGCAACTGAACAACGTTGCCTGCTATATTGCCTGGGCGGGCGGGTTTGCAACGGGCTCTTACGTGGGGCTGCTCATAGAGGAAAAACTCGCCTTCGGAATGCAACTCATCCGCATGATTACTAACCGCGACTGCACCGCATTGCTCAACGCTATGCAGAAAGCAAACCACGGCACCACACTGCTGAATGCACAGGGAGCAAAAGGACCCGTGCAAATCATTTTAATTGTGGTGAAGCGCAAAAATCTGGAAGAAGTTACCGCGCTCATTGAAAAGCACGAGCCGGATATTTTTTATTCCATTGAAGACATTCGCGGAGTGAGCAAGGGCGTGTTCACCAAGACAAACGCAGAAATGTCAGTGCTGCGCAAAATGTTTCCTACGAGAAAAGCCAAGTAA
- a CDS encoding RidA family protein, protein MQSTKIIFTEKAPKPIGPYSQAVMRGNALFVSGQVGINPATGAVDSSSIENETKQVMENIKAIVEAAGMKMNDVVKVTIYLTDMNNFAKMNAVYGTYFPENPPARETVQVSALPKKVNVEISVMAVK, encoded by the coding sequence ATGCAAAGCACAAAAATTATTTTTACAGAAAAAGCGCCCAAGCCCATTGGTCCGTATTCGCAGGCGGTGATGCGCGGCAATGCGCTGTTTGTTTCGGGGCAGGTGGGAATTAATCCCGCCACAGGCGCGGTGGATTCTTCTTCCATTGAGAACGAAACAAAACAGGTGATGGAAAACATTAAAGCAATTGTTGAGGCGGCCGGAATGAAAATGAATGATGTGGTGAAAGTTACCATTTACCTTACCGACATGAACAACTTTGCGAAGATGAATGCCGTGTACGGCACTTATTTTCCCGAGAACCCGCCCGCGCGCGAAACCGTGCAGGTGAGCGCGCTGCCTAAAAAAGTGAATGTGGAAATATCGGTGATGGCGGTGAAGTGA